The genome window TTACACAGTTAAAGCATGCTGTTGTAGGGCAAGGACTGATTTAGCTCCAGACACCACTTTGAAGCATGCAACCAGCTAAACATGGGAAATGTGGATCACCCAATGGCAGTGGGAATGTGATGCcatcatgaaataaatctataacGATGGGCAGCAAAGTTTCTTTGCCAAACCACCAGAGGGCACTTGTGCTGCATTGAGTTTTGAACACTCTTCCTTGGTTGTCAGTACCATTTCCACATATAAACAGTAGGCCAGGTGCAAAGCTTTACCAGTTGATCTTTTGTGTGAGTTATGAGCTGTGTCACCGCTGACTGATATTTTGTGTGTGATCTCTGGTTCTGTTCTTCTGTTTTGAATTTGCCCCAACAATGGTAAGAACTTGTCTTTGTATATGCTGACCCTTGAATGTGACTACATTTTCATCTGCCCctaggttttgttttgttttcatttactgTGCATGGACTGTGTTTGAAATGGTTTCCAGATTTTGATCATTGTACTAATCTCTTTCACATGGATCCCTCTGAATCCTGAGTGTAACAGACTGTTACAGGTGATCTCCCAATTTGGCAGAGTAAGTCAtcagtgcatcctggtgccatctcttccccagctaagcgacgcacacacacctggccatccacatgatgtaaaagaaaattagATTCATAAggccaggccaccttcttccattgctccatcgTCCATTTCACGTGCCCATTGAAGgtgctttcagtggtggacagggggtcagcatgggccgATCTGTGGCTACACACATCCATATGCAGCAAACTGCAatgcattgtgtgttctgacatctttctatCACAGCCAGCATTAAATTTTTCAggaatttgtgctacagtagctcttctgtggaatCGCACCAGACGGGCTTGCCATCGCAACGAGCCTTAGGCGCCCGTGACCCTGTCACTGGTCCAtcggttgtccttccttagaccacttttggtaggtactaatcaCTGCATACCAGGTActccccacaagacctgccgttttagagatgctctgacccagtctcCCAGCCATTACAGTTTGGCCCTTGTCGAaattgctcagatccttacgctttcCCATTTCTCCTGCTTCAAGCAGCCTTACCAATGACAATCATCAggtcactctcacactctcactcactgtgtagAACCCTAGAACAAGGTGTTTTCCTAGCAAAAAGAAGTCCAAGTAGAACCTTTAGGAACTTATTTCGTATCCAACAAACCATTAAAGAACCCCTGAAGCGAACTTTTTTCTAAGAGGGTAAatgtttgttaaaaataaataaaaataaaaaataagggTACAACCAAGAGTGGATGAAGATACACAGGTGTCCCagatggtgtgtgtgcgcgtaggTGTACTTCATAATtgtgaaattataacacatAATATATGATTTGATAGTTTGTTTGCTTTGAATGATGGGAGGAGTTAAAACACAGAGGAATGAATCatatctcctctctctctctctctctcacacacacacacacacacacacacacacctgaatcaGAAGATTTGTGAGAACTGAATCAttcttttactctctctctctctctctctctctgtctctctctctctcacacacacacacatacacacacctgaatCAGAAGAATCAGAAGAGTTAGAAGAACTGAAtcattttcactctctctctctctctctctctctctcaactgaATTAGAAGAGCTGGGAGAACTGTATCATTCTCTCTCAAACTTGAATAAGAAGAATCAGAAGAGCTGGGAGAACTgtataatctatctatctatctatctatctatctatctatctctctcctgAATCAGAAGAGTTAGGAGAACTGAataattttctctctttctctctcacacacattataaattGTACAGTGCAAACTGggacattttaataaacatctACAAAACATCAGCCATTTGCGAACGTTGTTATTGACCTTTTCCATGGACAAGTGATTTTGGCTTTTGGACATATGAACCTTTTAAAGTCCCTGAAAAAGGCTTAATGTCAAGCTTTGCTCTCTTTCACATGCATGGAGGCAAtatgaaccttttttttccccagtcagACACACTGTACCCTAAAAACAATTCTGATGAAgtgttttctgtcttttttttttcttaaataatgtCTGAGTGAAAAGTTTTATCTTAAAGTTTAGATCTTGTGATACATACTTTTTTAACCCCACGTTGTGACGTCACGGACGGGCGCGCGGGACGTGTGGGAGTGTCACTGAGAGTATATAACATGTCGCGTGCGCGGTAACGGCTCACCAACCTCCGCGTGCATCACCTCACTTTTACTGGTAAGTGACATGCTCAATAAACTCGTGCGTATTTAATTCGGTTGGTGAAAAGTAATAAGGAGTACAGTGTATATTCAGCTACAGTGTGGCCTTGTATAGATTTGCACAAAATATAGACTAACTCTTTTATCATTTCCTACTCAGACCTCTCGGAGAAAAGATGCGGCTCTGCAGAAATCTCGCGATGTTTCTGCCGCTCTTCTGGCTCGCGCCGTGCGACTCGGCAGGTCGTGAAAAAGGGACGGAACGAAAGAAAGATGAAACCGAGGACGGAGTCGCGTTCAAAGGGAAAATCCCGGGACGAGAAACATCATGCACGTGGACTGCAAGTGGAGAGACGCACTACACGCTGAAAGTCACGTGCCTGGTCTGGAGGAAGGGGAAGTCTAGCCGCCGATACACCTGTGAGTACACCGCCGAGCCCGCTCTGTGCCGCCGGTTCGTCATGAAGCCCAACGCATTCTGGAAGGATATTTCGCGCATGCTCAATCGGCATAAGCGGCACGTGTGCAAGGACGCTCACAAGACTATCGGAGTGCGCATGTGCAAAAGCGCGCCCGAAGGCGCTCACTTCAGGCTCGTCAGCCCAATGATGGAAATTCCCATGACGACCCCCTCGGTGAGCACCGGACGTCCTGAGGACACGCCCACAACGGTGTGCAAGCAGCGCGCCGATCATCGAGAACTCGCGCGAGAAAAGTGTGGAGACGCGTGGGCGAGCTTTTGCGACTTTCTGTTCAATATAGTCCAGAGTGAAGACTGCTgagcgtgcgtgtgcgtgtgtgttgggAACCAAATGTTCCTACAAGGAATATCTGATTAAGTTAAGTAGTTTAAAgttaaagggttaggtttaagTGTAGTTATAGCATCGTGTGTTTATATTGTTGGGGGGGGGCAAATGTCTCTATAAAGAATATATGACCATTTTGACCTTCTGGAGGCATTTAGCCGTTCCccatgagggttttttttttttttttttttttttttttttttttaagatattgtgtgtgtatatgtatgtgtgtgtgtgtgtgtgtgtatgtgtatatatatatatatatatatatatatatatatatatatatatatatatatatatatatatataaatataaatataaatataattttttttttttttttaaaccttaccCTGTGGGGACATTGGGCTAGGCATACTACAAGAACgtatgtttttttcctttacaaaaaCAGCTCTtatttggagggaaaaaaaatcagaagaaTACTTTGGTGAATAGGTATGAATATAGaatagggttaggggttagaggTAGGTGTGACAGTATTTAGCTACAATAACATACAGAACAAAAAATACCTAACACTGAAAttaatatgagagagagagagagtgtgtgtgtgtgtgtgtgtaaatataccAGGACACTTCTGCCTTTATGTTTTGGGGATCCTGAGGTCAAATACCACTGAAAATGCATAtatacgtttgtgtgtgtgtgtgtatgtatatatatatatatatatatatatatatatatatatatatatatatatatatatatatatatatatatatatatatatatatatatatatatatatatttttttttcatttatccATATACACTTCTGCTTAAAATTTATTTGACCTATGAGTCcttcaacaataataataataatttaaaaaaaagttgaaccATTTCATGTGTGAGATTGACTTTGTTAATTTTCTATATAACAGGAATAGTGCTATGAATAGGTAACACCAtacatttgtgtaaaaatacacacacaaaatcaggaCTTGGGTTCCAACTGTCTTCTGTTTTGTCAAATAGAGCCTTCTGATAAGAATCTGTTATCTGTAGTCACTAGCACAAGGAGGCGGTAAGCAAACCATTAAACCAtcaaaccgtgtgtgtgtgtgttgtgtgacaTCGGGTGTGGCTCACCTAATTCCATTTGATTTCCGTCTTGCGGGCTGTCGACTTATTCACATAATAAGGAACACACACCTTTCTCAAAGGCGTTCGAGCACTCAGGTGCACCACATGTGTATGACATGATGATTTTCTAAAAGCCTCGACGTAAGGATAAAGTCAACTTttcatcaaaaaataaataaataaatgtgatgaCAAAATTGTAGTTGTAGATAATTGCAGCAAATTTAATTAGGCCAAATGAAGTTTCTCACCAGAAAAATAcctaaaatgataaatatgctATGGCTCAGAAATTGTGTGGAAATTAACCCATTGTATTTAATTAACCATTCACATCCTTTCCTGCTccagataaatgaatgaaattacaTTTGAAATACATTTCCTAGGTATGTACATCAAGGACTAGTAGGATTGAGCTtgtatattattatcattttaagtCTCTTTGTTGCAACTTGCATGTGTGTAATGGAAGAAAGCCATTTCACCACACCTTTATTTTACAATGGAGTCCACCTGGAATTTTTGAACGGGCACATAAGttttaaacagacaaaaaatacaaatctcCTGTTATAAAACCCAACCACACAAAACTTGATGGATTGCAAAAATTGTAGTCAATTTCATCCAAATTTCCTGCTCTTTAATGATTTGATTTTTAACGCAACTTGTCTGCACGTCCTTACAAATGAAACAATGTTGGTTTTAAATACAGCTAAGATTTCGATGTCAGTTAAAACAGATTCTTTTTACCATTCTAGGTCAgggaatataaaataataaataagaaagagAATAAGAGCTGAGATTTTATAAAGTGTATTTAATGGTAGTcagtgtttaataaaaaataaatatttacacttatatacaattcaattcaattttacttgtatagtgctttttgcAACATCttaaagcaactttacagaaagacataaacacaggatacaatTACTGATTGCAATTATGATTATAATACAATTATCAGCTTCATTactgaaaatatttcagttgaatttttaTACCAAGGAGCATTTGCATTAACACAAAATtgtgtcatttatatatataggaGGAAGTGGAATATAATGAGAAACTGGATAGTTTAGGCATAAAACATTAATGCAGACTTTACTAATACCATGCTGACGTGCAAAAAATAATATGAAttatattgataataataatatgaatattatGACCATGGCTGCAGTATTATCAATAATTTCAGCTTGTTTCAGTGCTTAATAGCAAGCGTACTAAAATATGATCACCACTGTACATTCACTAATGTCTGGTAAAGAACGtttacaagctttttttttttcattcattcattcattttcagtaaacactttatcctggtcagggtcgggGTGGATCCGGAGTCTGGACGTGAggtgagaaaaataataaacccAACACTTAGGGgtaatttagtgtagccaattcGTCTAGCGGTATGTtttggggaggtgggaggaaactgaagaacccagAGGATCAAACATACATATCAATCCCACTAACTCTGGTGCCAAAGCTCCTGGTGCATCACCATGCCACCCCCATATAAAAGTTTGGTTTAGCAGAGATGTTTAACAGGTACTTATCGGCTTCTACACTTTCTTGGTTATACCTGTTGTTTGCTGAAAGTTTCTCATGAACTAAAATTCCAGGTTGTTTCAGCTCTTCGAGCGataggtttacatgcacatcaaattccggTCTATATTCAGGTTGCAGCCGTATTctgaatacgatgtttatatgtgtacaggTATCAGAATATTcatgtatacatggttgttgtaagtacgCCTCAGTTGCCATTCTTAAATACCCAGCGTACAGCTACGCATCTGTtgtacccacaattccttgcagactgagcatgcacatatatctcctttcagtgggtTTTCTGaacaaggtgtttacatgcaacaaatttccaattAAAAGAGGCATATTCCAGGGTTGGGAATCAGGATATTGTCTTAATTTGAATCTGCCAATCGGATTACGATGTTTACACAACTCAATACTAAAtcgaatattgccaaattccgaTTAATATCGGAAAATTGTTGTACATgttgagtgtgccctgcgatggcttggcaccctgtccagggtgtaccccgccttgcgcccgatgctccttgggataggctccaggtttccccgtgaccctgaaggaaggataagtggtatagaagatggatggatgaatggatggatgctgTACATGTAAACATAGCCATTTACAGATATTGTGTAATCCACAAATGGCAAAAGCAAGCAAGAGGTGCACAGGTGTGATTCGACTGTTAAGGAACTATTTGTTTTTCCTCCAATCTTGCTGCAGTTCCAACTTGTCTACACCCCCTGTTTATCGTGTGCACCAGTGTTTAGTCGTCTCAGTTGTGTCTCATTCCGATGTCTCCCCAGAATCCGATTTTCCTCCCATTCTGGTGTGCGTAAATCTTTGTCTCATCCACCCATAAGACTTTCTATTTTTAAGAACTTTTTAGTACACTGTAATCTAGCTTTTCTGTTCTTGAGACTTACCAATTGTTTCTTATGATAAAAACTTCTGCACATGTCACTCAACACCTGCTGTTGTGGATGGTCCTACAAGGATTCCCTAAAGATTTGcacctcccaaaaacagtttatgtGCAAGCCTCACCCTTGGTTTGGTGGATAATCTCATCTGGATACCGTAGATTTGTATataagagctgctgctgtaatcataaagactgtcctgcgCTCAATCCAAGATACTTCTTCCACAACAGGaccatattcacacactcattcacgcCTAGGGGGAATTTATCTTAGTCAATGCACATACCTGTAtattttttgggaggtgggaggaaactggagaaactGTGGAAAATTCACATAAACATTGGGGGAACGTGCGAAACTCCATGTAGACAGTAACCCGAGGTGAATGCTACATTCATAGAGTCCACTCTAGACACATTGTTAGCATTCTTGTACATGGAGTGTGCTCAGCCATTCCAGGGCACTatgtacacactcattcacagctATGGACACTATAGTATTGCCAATCTGCATGTTTTAGGACAGAGGGAGGTAGCTGGAGAATCCAGCGGAAACTCGTGTGAACCCAATGCGACACTCCACACAAacaataacctgagctcaggatcaaactatggaccttggagctgtgaggcagcaatgctacccattGTACCACTGTGCTCTAACAATGAATAAAACCCATAGTACACTAACTAGTGTGTGTTGGAAAATACATGTCTATTTATATAGCAATTTCTTGTATTTTCTATAAATTAATAACTGCAGTTATTTATTCTGTCATAGTGCACGCATGTTCATGTGTGTATCTATTACCATTCTTTCAGTCTCAGGATCATGTTTGTACATGTGATCTTCACATGGGCTTCCAAGCAAAACATCAAAGGCAGCACTTCTAGGAAGGGGAGTGTGTGGAGACAGATACATTCCTCtgagtcactcacacacacaatactctAATGGTAATATTTGCTTGGTATTTACAATGAATCCATTACATCAATAGTTGACCTTTAAATGGGATCAGCCCATTGACAAATTCAAGATAACTTACATTTGCTCGCACAAGCGATGACAAGCATCATGGACTCGAAATTCTTATTCTTACCGTTACAGAGATAATTAAACACGATGAGGTGTTCTCctagacacacccacacattaacacacacacgtcGAAGAAGGCATGTGTATGGTTTGGGAAGTAGGGAGTTTCAGTTACATTATTCTGTTGTGTGGCTTGAGGTGGCCTGACATTCCCACCCCTTAAAAGAAACACTCTGATTGGTCGAGCCCATCCTTGCACACCACCCACACTTAATGGTCAAACATCTGCCCCATTGTTGTCCATACTTGCTGAGGGGTACATGTCTATATACATTCATGGAACTAGGTCAAGAAGAGCTTCCGAGAAAGaacattcataaaaaaatattcaagcTTGGTCTCAAACAAGCACAAATTCTTGAGCAAAGGCAAATTGTCTctattaaatgattttaatagaCAAGCTTTATAACATTCCTGTGCATTCCTGTCAGCCTACATATGACCGCATCTATAATCCTTTGACATTTAAGGAACAGGTAATGTTATAATCCTCTGACATTCAAGGAACAGGTCATGTTAATCTAAAATAAcattcattgaaaaaaaaaaaaaaaaaacagatacagAGTGGGCTCACTCCACTACTCTTGGTTCagtttgtttctttaaaaaactagctagctatttaaTTTAATGCTAATGGGGATATGGTATTCCAGGCAACGTTGAATTAATTAGCTACATTTGGGCATTTGCTgcaatatgaataataatgctTGTTACTTCAtattccatacagacagtaacacaagctcaggatcgaaccgcGAACACTCAACAGAGCTGTGATACTCAACATCTAACCGAATCACTCCTGATCACACTTTTAACTTAACCAGCTAGGtaatcaataacaataccaaaaaaaaaaaaaaaaatgtaacaagcTACCTAGCTTTATATGTGTTGGTAAAATTTTCATTCAAGAATAaaagtcttcattttttttctttacattttacatttaaaagtagtTTACAAAAaacgttattaaaaaaaatagcatttatTGCCATGTCAGTTGCTCATAAATATTGATAAACAATAGATGCTTGAAAGGCTTCTGTCCATCGTTAGAAAAGGATGTGGCGTGATCCTGTTGTTCTCCAGACAGGTCCATGCAAGCTGAGCTGCACACACCTACGTAGTTCTACACTAATAATACAGAGTCTGGTTCCTGATGGATACAATAGTTTGGGCATTATGAtttgtttgattaaaaatgaatgttGAACTGGTTTTGTAAAAAAGGGGAAACTAGGGTGTAGCATTTTGTTGTGCTACAGCACAGAAGTGGCTAGGAAAaggtacattatatatatatatatatatatatatatatatatatatatatatatatatatatatatatatatataaataagttaATGCCATGCTACTAAAATGCAGTTAAGCTACTAGCATTAATTgtagtaaaaaataaagcatAGATTCTCAACCTTGTTGTCATGACTGCGTGTATCCATATGGCTATAATTCATTACAAAACATCTTCTGTGAAACACTTCAGAACCCAATGTTAGGTCACGCTTGCTTAAAGTGTgttctgatatatatatatatatatatatatatatatatatatatatatatatatatatatatatatatatatatataaaattgtcatTTATCAGCAATAATCATTAAATTCATACCCTTTTTATTTCCAATCCATTATTCGACTCTTTTAAGTACAATAGAGGGttgcatggtggtggtagcattaccATCTCACAGCTCCAAAGACCCTGGTTTGATTCTGAGCTCAGGTGCTCTGTTGTGGTCTTCCTGTGTCCGTAtaagtttcctctgggttccctGGTTTCCTTcgacttcccaaaaacatgccagtaggagGATTGTCTATTCTAAATGATCAAAAGgcataaatatgtatgtattagGGGTGTAATCCAatgtctgtgtctgtatctgttttGTACTCCAAATATCATATCTGTATCTGCATACCGATCTAAACccgaagtgggtgtggcctaaaccagaagattttaaaattaaatatgaaccctacTTTTATGCTCCCAAAAATACTGGAAAAACAGAAGCacagaggtagaaatgccagcactgtctGTGTATTcgagctctgacagttcctcatcACTCCAGTTAATCCATAACTGGTCTCCAATAGACACACAGGATTGTTGATACACTTTATCTGGTTCTCTCACGCCATCTACTGATGTGATGAAATGCACACAATAAAATAGAAAGTCATCATAATATATTTGACTTAATTTTGACTTACTGTGTCATATTTTGAtcatatgttgttgttgttttttttttttttttttacctctgaGAGACCCAAGTGAGAGCAGTAGCTAGCATTCTTGTATAGGACCCTTGAAATAGGCCTTTCCATATCAACTTCACAAGTCTGACCTCGAAACATGTCTCTGAGAGGTCTATTTCTCCAATGTACTTTATGCAGAAGTAATATGCAGAATGTGCAGAATATCGTATCATTCATATGTCATACCAAGCTCATTTTAATTCGATGTTGACCAAATTCCTTCAGAAGTATTGTGTGCATGCATActgtaacataaaataataatcagaataacaataacaataataataataataataataataatagtaaatatgGCCACAAGCAGTGATTattggggtccaagcaccataGCATTCATGCAATATTGCTGACAttatcagtgtttattattCAAAATTCCTAATTATTTCAGAAGGACTTGCAAAGTCATCCAAAAGTGAACAGACTTTCAAAGGTGAACAGATCAATTCTGCAAAAGGGACAAAAACAGGGTTTGGAAGTCTGATGCTCTATGCCGTGAGCTTCAGGAAACATGAAGGATAATGTAAGCTTCTGGGCTTTTGGCTGGGGTCAAAATAGTATTAAATGATCAATGTAGAGCTGAAAAAACAATACATATTTTCAAGGCTGTGATTTGGACAGAGGTCAAACAGGTTTTCTGCGATTACCATCTGGATTTGTGGAATAATGCAATTGTAAAAAGGGATGAATTTCATCAGCATGTGAAGCTTGAGCCCATGACTTTTCTGATTGGAATGGACACAAAATCATTAGTTTCGACcttgtttttcttaaaaatataataattataaatttaaaaaattaaatttttttgtagctttaaaaaaaaaaaagttcaactcAATATGTGAGTGATTATTTGAAAGGACGGGCATTTGTGTGTCTTTAATTACTAATTTACTTCACGAATAAATCATCACTCGTCTCAGAAACTATTAGTTTGAAAACATTAAGGACATCAACAGTTTATTTCACCTAAcccaaagggaaaaaaaggatgtTTCCCCACTTCATACCATTTTTATAATGcccataacatttatttattaaagcagtaTAAAGAAATCACATAGCAATATTTATCTACTTCACTGAACTTTTGGTTTTGTAGCACCATGACTGAAACctcctttttatttactttcttttacAAAATTTTGGACCAATACACAATTACAAGCATGTAATAGTatgcaagagaaaaaaaaaacaatgtgatgTTAAAACCGACTTCATTATTATGAATTATCAATGTAATGAGTTACTGAGCATCACTATTAGTAACATGTACAACTAAAAATctattttcagca of Ictalurus punctatus breed USDA103 chromosome 29, Coco_2.0, whole genome shotgun sequence contains these proteins:
- the fgfbp1b gene encoding fibroblast growth factor-binding protein 1, with the protein product MRLCRNLAMFLPLFWLAPCDSAGREKGTERKKDETEDGVAFKGKIPGRETSCTWTASGETHYTLKVTCLVWRKGKSSRRYTCEYTAEPALCRRFVMKPNAFWKDISRMLNRHKRHVCKDAHKTIGVRMCKSAPEGAHFRLVSPMMEIPMTTPSVSTGRPEDTPTTVCKQRADHRELAREKCGDAWASFCDFLFNIVQSEDC